Proteins encoded by one window of Lutibacter sp. A64:
- a CDS encoding RNA polymerase sigma factor: MKSISDITLLTDNELVQEIVKSNDSQLFAVLYDRHVAMVYNKCYGFASSKEEAQDLTHDVFIKLFVKLRSFKGTAKFSTWLYSFTYNFCVNYVTRNNYKKNEKNFEGEIPDSDEDDSSDASIFSMKSDMLKKALELIEPSEKMILLMKYQDDFSIKEISESLEIGESAVKMRLKRSKEKLISVYKNLN; this comes from the coding sequence TTGAAATCAATAAGTGACATAACGTTATTAACAGATAATGAATTGGTGCAGGAGATAGTAAAATCTAATGACTCTCAATTATTTGCTGTTTTGTATGATAGGCATGTGGCTATGGTTTATAATAAGTGCTATGGATTTGCTTCTTCTAAAGAGGAAGCTCAAGATTTAACACATGATGTTTTTATTAAACTTTTTGTTAAATTAAGGTCCTTTAAAGGAACAGCTAAGTTTTCCACTTGGTTGTATTCATTTACATATAATTTTTGTGTAAATTATGTTACACGTAATAATTATAAAAAAAATGAAAAGAATTTTGAAGGAGAAATACCCGATTCTGATGAAGATGATTCTAGTGATGCGTCTATTTTTAGTATGAAATCGGATATGTTAAAAAAAGCATTAGAGTTAATAGAACCAAGTGAGAAGATGATTTTATTAATGAAGTATCAAGATGATTTTTCAATAAAAGAAATTTCAGAATCGTTAGAAATAGGAGAGAGTGCTGTTAAAATGCGATTGAAAAGATCAAAAGAAAAATTAATTAGTGTATATAAAAATCTTAATTGA
- a CDS encoding mechanosensitive ion channel family protein has translation MKLITQIQDADYTFVQNLWHQLSNVIPKFLMVIAFIILAWIVLKVVNYILKKILKLSKIDSLTTKLNEAELFGKNDYDIVPSQIVLKFVKYLIILVFIVIASESLGLTMISEGIASFIGYLPVLISALLIFVVGVYLASIIKKAVQDTLKSLEVNGSNLVGNIVFYAIVVVVSITALNQAGIDTEIITSNLTLILGSVLLSFTIAFGLGARDVVTRLLFGFYSRKNFEVGQHIKTKNIEGKIQQIDNISITIKTTEGLVVLPIKKFVDQKVEIM, from the coding sequence ATGAAATTAATAACCCAAATACAAGACGCTGATTATACTTTTGTGCAAAATCTATGGCATCAACTATCTAATGTGATTCCAAAGTTTTTAATGGTCATTGCATTTATAATTTTAGCTTGGATAGTTTTAAAAGTAGTAAATTATATTCTGAAAAAAATATTGAAGTTATCTAAAATAGATTCGTTAACTACAAAATTAAATGAGGCAGAGTTATTTGGTAAAAATGATTACGATATTGTTCCTTCTCAAATTGTATTAAAATTTGTAAAGTATTTAATAATTCTAGTCTTTATTGTTATTGCCTCAGAAAGTCTTGGTTTAACAATGATTTCTGAAGGGATTGCTAGTTTTATAGGTTATTTACCTGTACTTATAAGTGCATTGTTAATTTTTGTTGTAGGTGTTTATTTAGCATCTATAATTAAAAAAGCTGTACAAGATACCCTTAAATCTTTAGAAGTAAATGGTTCTAATTTAGTAGGAAATATTGTTTTTTATGCAATTGTTGTAGTTGTTTCTATTACAGCATTAAATCAGGCTGGTATAGATACCGAAATTATAACTAGTAATTTAACTTTAATTTTGGGATCTGTTTTATTATCGTTTACTATTGCTTTTGGATTAGGAGCAAGAGATGTTGTAACACGTTTATTATTTGGTTTTTATTCACGTAAAAACTTTGAAGTAGGTCAGCATATAAAAACAAAAAATATTGAAGGTAAAATTCAGCAGATTGATAACATTAGTATTACAATTAAAACTACTGAAGGATTGGTTGTTTTACCAATTAAAAAATTTGTAGATCAAAAAGTAGAAATTATGTAA
- a CDS encoding TlpA family protein disulfide reductase, with amino-acid sequence MLLVLTSCSEKKPLVTVNNTINIQGKLIDYDQFQGLITYDEYDLLKKTKKNKFDIDSTGYFNFDITVEKPIKATLDFGRVMIKGNGNNRYIYLFLNPGDSIFIDAGMDVISDKDVIKNTLKLKGSGAINSTFVNQEDYTFNSYEQRRNNNYLFIVEKEAADYAKTVDSIKNVKLIYLENYKKTHPISQKLVEIYRDEYENLAIIRKMNYPSSHEGYTKGHIPVLPNDYYDFVKDIKISNNLEEKGLPYLRFVHYYITNKLALEKEKGNDIEFLSFVDQELEGKAKYIYLAYSLGSDFKAEVYNQFGPNCPYTDIAAIVAEKYGHLEKMLPGKPSPILNLFDIKEDTIASVDLFSKKYTYIDLWATWCKPCIAEFPSLNELKEEYKEKNIKFVSISIDKNKQDWVEYVTKHKLEGIQLWVDPENKKIINDGYNITMIPRFVLLDPQGKIVSANAPRPSNSTEVRKIFNIALDKKINNY; translated from the coding sequence ACAGTTAACAACACTATAAATATTCAAGGAAAATTAATTGATTACGATCAATTTCAAGGTTTAATAACCTATGATGAATACGATTTACTAAAAAAAACAAAAAAAAATAAGTTTGACATTGACAGTACAGGCTATTTTAATTTTGACATAACAGTAGAAAAACCTATTAAAGCAACACTCGATTTTGGACGAGTTATGATAAAAGGTAATGGAAACAACCGTTATATATACCTGTTTTTAAATCCAGGAGATAGTATTTTTATTGATGCTGGAATGGATGTAATTTCAGATAAAGATGTAATAAAAAACACTCTAAAACTAAAAGGTTCTGGCGCTATAAATAGTACGTTTGTAAATCAAGAAGATTATACATTTAACTCTTACGAACAACGAAGAAACAACAATTACTTGTTTATTGTTGAAAAAGAAGCAGCTGATTATGCTAAAACAGTAGATAGTATTAAAAATGTTAAATTAATTTATTTAGAAAATTATAAAAAAACACATCCGATAAGTCAAAAGTTAGTTGAAATTTATAGAGATGAATACGAAAATTTAGCAATTATTAGAAAAATGAATTACCCTTCTAGTCACGAAGGATATACAAAAGGGCATATTCCTGTATTACCTAATGACTATTATGATTTTGTAAAAGATATAAAAATAAGCAACAACTTAGAAGAAAAAGGATTGCCATATTTACGTTTTGTACATTATTACATTACAAATAAGTTGGCATTAGAAAAAGAAAAAGGTAACGATATTGAATTTCTAAGTTTTGTAGATCAAGAACTAGAAGGCAAAGCAAAATATATTTATCTAGCTTACTCTTTAGGCTCCGATTTTAAAGCAGAAGTTTACAACCAATTTGGGCCTAATTGTCCTTATACAGATATAGCTGCAATTGTGGCAGAAAAATATGGCCATTTAGAAAAAATGTTACCAGGAAAACCTTCACCTATTCTAAACCTATTTGATATTAAAGAAGACACAATAGCTTCAGTAGATTTATTTTCTAAAAAATACACCTATATAGATTTATGGGCTACTTGGTGCAAACCTTGTATTGCTGAATTTCCAAGTCTAAACGAATTAAAAGAAGAATACAAAGAAAAAAACATAAAATTTGTTAGTATCTCTATTGATAAAAACAAACAAGATTGGGTAGAATATGTTACAAAACACAAATTAGAAGGTATACAATTATGGGTAGATCCAGAAAATAAAAAAATAATAAATGACGGTTATAACATTACTATGATACCTCGATTTGTTTTATTAGACCCACAAGGAAAAATAGTAAGTGCAAATGCCCCTAGACCATCAAATAGCACAGAAGTTCGTAAGATTTTTAATATTGCTTTAGATAAAAAAATTAATAATTATTAA